The Vibrio agarivorans genome window below encodes:
- a CDS encoding response regulator produces MDSTYTIIIADDHPLFRNALFQSIHMAIGGTSLLEADSLAALLSLLEKDPEPDLLLLDLKMPGANGMSGLIQLRAEYPELPIVVVSASEEPAVVTQVKSHGAYGFIPKSSDMKTLVAALNQVLEGEPYFPAELISDEAACSDLAQKISTLTPQQYKVLGMLSDGLLNKQIAYELNVSEATIKAHMTAIFRKLDVKNRTQAVILLQEMQT; encoded by the coding sequence ATGGACTCGACGTACACCATCATCATTGCCGATGATCACCCCCTATTTCGTAACGCCCTATTCCAATCCATTCATATGGCGATTGGCGGTACTTCTCTGCTTGAAGCCGACTCATTGGCCGCTCTGTTGAGCCTGTTAGAAAAAGATCCCGAACCCGACCTGCTTCTGCTTGATCTCAAAATGCCCGGAGCGAATGGGATGTCTGGATTGATCCAGCTGCGCGCTGAATATCCAGAGCTGCCGATTGTTGTGGTTTCTGCCAGCGAAGAGCCTGCCGTGGTCACGCAAGTGAAAAGCCACGGCGCTTATGGCTTTATTCCGAAATCAAGCGATATGAAAACCCTGGTTGCCGCGCTTAACCAAGTGCTTGAAGGGGAGCCCTACTTTCCTGCAGAGCTTATCTCTGATGAAGCCGCATGCAGTGATTTGGCACAAAAGATTTCCACCCTTACCCCTCAGCAATACAAGGTGTTAGGCATGCTGTCTGACGGCCTACTCAATAAGCAGATCGCGTATGAGTTGAATGTGTCAGAGGCGACAATAAAGGCTCATATGACGGCGATATTCAGAAAGCTGGATGTGAAGAACCGCACTCAAGCCGTCATTTTGCTACAAGAGATGCAGACATAA
- a CDS encoding DUF4212 domain-containing protein, whose translation MAFESQERAKAYWDKNVKLMISLMVVWFVVSFGCGILFVDVLNQFQIGGYKLGFWFAQQGSIYTFLVIIFYYAWKMRQLDREFGVDE comes from the coding sequence ATGGCATTTGAAAGTCAGGAACGCGCCAAAGCCTATTGGGATAAAAACGTTAAATTGATGATCAGTCTAATGGTGGTCTGGTTCGTCGTATCGTTTGGGTGCGGGATTTTATTTGTTGATGTCCTTAACCAATTCCAAATCGGAGGCTACAAACTGGGCTTCTGGTTCGCACAGCAAGGCTCTATCTATACCTTCCTTGTCATCATTTTTTATTATGCGTGGAAAATGCGTCAGCTTGACCGCGAATTTGGCGTTGATGAGTAA
- a CDS encoding hybrid sensor histidine kinase/response regulator, translating into MQGWIVIPVSLTYLGILFLIAWYGDRQTHKVARWRPWIYSLSIAVYCTSWSFYGTVGQASSNPWSFLPIYLAPILVFAFGWRILARLILVAKREHITSIADFIAARYGKSQGLAVAVTLIAVAGILPYIALQLRGITMGLDVVAPQLTEQLGYGEGHVSWFVVGMLAIFTMLFGTRHIDNTEHHRGMMLAIAFESLVKLLAFLVVGMFILYLAFSSDEIEVLSTAVETYQAPNIPTLLIHTGLTMMAILCLPRQFHTTVVENERAQDLHTARRLFPLYLIAMGVFVLPIAWVGQSLLPNSPADSYVISVPMAAGADFVALLAFLGGTSAASGMVIVSTIALAIMVSNDLVMPLILRRMRLTQRTFRHFSGLLLMIRRALIVILLLGAWGFYQALNSIQSLSAIGFLSFAAITQFAPALIGGMYWREGNKKGVYTGLAVGFGLWLITLMSQTGLLAGSADNNLLLWIIAPPDLFARMGIQDSDWGMLLSLVSNTVCYVLISLVTRSSLSERLQSASFVGTPLPESENMSLYQSRVTVAELEMVASRFIGRRRVKKGFESFFEHQRERLLPNQQAPSVLIRHTERLLAGVFGASSAKLVLTSALQGRNMQLEEVATIVDEASELYDFSRGLLQGAIEHIGQGIAVVDKQLRLVAWNQRYLELFVFPTGLIQVGRPIAEVIRHNAQQGLCGPGDPEDHVRRRIFHLEQGTRHTSSRIRPDGRVIEVQGNPMPGGGFVMSFTDITVFREAEQALKDANERLEERVHERTKELELLNKQLVAATQRSDSESKSKSRFLAAVSHDLMQPLNAARLFASSLSEVANDAETQRLSGHIESALGAAEELIGDLLDISRLESGKLDVHVRSFAIADVLKNLNAEFSALSKEQQIDFSMIPSSLWAKSDPKLLRRVIQNFLTNAFRYNPQGKVVLGVRRVDHTLRIEVWDNGQGIDEDKQQEIFEEFNRGSQVRSDQGLGLGLAISKGIAHVLGHQIAMRSWPGRGSVFSIILNQAIPQLKPVTTQPAVTAQSDLSHLKVLCVDNESDILVGMENLLSRWGCEVRLAADLVESMKCLEEGWQPDVILSDYRLDNGRTGLEVLQQCRLRLGDSFKGVIISADRTDEMMQTIQSSGFSFMAKPVKPLKLRATLSASQSKG; encoded by the coding sequence ATGCAAGGATGGATCGTGATTCCGGTCTCATTGACCTACTTAGGCATCTTATTTTTGATTGCTTGGTATGGTGACCGGCAAACACACAAAGTGGCGCGCTGGCGTCCTTGGATATACAGCCTCTCAATCGCAGTTTATTGCACCTCATGGTCTTTCTACGGCACGGTGGGACAAGCCAGTAGCAACCCTTGGTCATTCTTACCTATCTATCTTGCGCCGATTTTGGTTTTCGCTTTTGGTTGGCGGATCTTAGCACGCTTAATCTTGGTCGCGAAGCGCGAACATATTACCTCAATCGCTGACTTTATTGCTGCCCGTTATGGCAAATCACAAGGGTTAGCCGTTGCTGTCACCTTGATAGCCGTCGCGGGGATTTTGCCCTATATCGCCTTACAACTACGCGGTATCACGATGGGCTTAGATGTCGTGGCGCCTCAGTTGACCGAGCAGTTGGGATATGGCGAGGGACATGTCTCGTGGTTCGTCGTCGGGATGTTAGCGATCTTTACTATGTTGTTTGGTACGCGCCATATCGATAACACGGAGCATCACAGAGGAATGATGCTGGCGATTGCTTTTGAGTCGCTGGTCAAGCTGCTCGCTTTCTTGGTGGTGGGAATGTTTATCCTTTACTTAGCGTTCAGTAGCGATGAAATCGAGGTTTTATCGACAGCGGTTGAGACGTATCAAGCCCCTAACATTCCTACGTTGCTTATTCATACTGGCCTGACCATGATGGCTATTTTGTGCTTGCCGCGTCAGTTTCATACCACGGTGGTCGAGAATGAACGAGCGCAAGACTTGCATACCGCGCGTCGACTTTTTCCTCTCTATCTCATCGCGATGGGGGTGTTTGTTCTGCCTATCGCTTGGGTGGGGCAAAGCTTATTACCTAATAGCCCGGCAGACAGTTATGTCATCAGTGTGCCTATGGCAGCAGGAGCCGATTTTGTGGCTCTATTAGCGTTTTTAGGTGGTACGTCAGCAGCCAGTGGCATGGTGATCGTTTCCACTATTGCGTTGGCGATTATGGTGTCTAACGATCTTGTGATGCCACTTATCCTGCGCCGTATGCGCCTCACTCAACGCACTTTCCGCCACTTTTCTGGTTTATTGCTGATGATACGCCGCGCGCTGATTGTGATTTTGCTGTTGGGGGCATGGGGCTTCTATCAAGCACTGAATAGCATTCAGTCGCTTTCAGCGATTGGTTTTCTCTCTTTTGCGGCGATTACTCAGTTTGCCCCTGCCTTGATTGGTGGGATGTATTGGCGAGAAGGCAATAAAAAAGGGGTCTATACCGGTCTTGCGGTCGGGTTTGGTTTGTGGCTCATCACTTTAATGAGTCAAACGGGTTTATTGGCGGGCAGTGCCGATAACAACTTGCTGCTGTGGATAATTGCACCGCCAGACTTGTTTGCACGGATGGGTATTCAAGACTCCGATTGGGGAATGCTGCTCAGTTTAGTCTCCAATACGGTTTGCTATGTGCTGATTTCACTTGTCACACGTTCGTCACTGAGTGAACGGCTTCAATCGGCTTCTTTTGTCGGTACACCACTCCCGGAGAGTGAGAACATGAGTTTGTACCAAAGTCGAGTCACAGTGGCTGAGTTGGAAATGGTGGCTTCTCGATTTATCGGACGCAGGCGGGTGAAAAAAGGTTTTGAGAGCTTTTTCGAGCATCAGCGTGAGCGGTTGCTGCCCAATCAACAAGCGCCTTCAGTTCTGATTCGTCATACCGAGCGATTGCTCGCCGGGGTATTTGGTGCTTCTTCTGCTAAGTTAGTTCTCACCTCAGCGCTGCAAGGACGAAACATGCAACTGGAAGAGGTAGCCACCATTGTTGATGAGGCCTCAGAGTTGTACGACTTCAGCCGTGGCTTGCTGCAAGGGGCAATTGAACATATTGGCCAAGGGATTGCGGTGGTGGATAAGCAGCTTCGCCTTGTAGCTTGGAACCAGCGCTATCTAGAGCTATTCGTTTTTCCTACAGGGCTCATTCAAGTGGGTAGGCCGATAGCTGAAGTGATTCGTCATAATGCGCAGCAAGGCTTATGCGGGCCTGGCGACCCTGAGGATCATGTGCGGAGGCGTATCTTTCATTTAGAGCAGGGCACGAGGCATACCTCCTCTCGTATTCGTCCTGATGGGCGTGTAATTGAGGTGCAGGGCAACCCAATGCCGGGCGGTGGGTTTGTGATGAGCTTTACCGATATTACCGTGTTCCGTGAGGCAGAGCAGGCGCTGAAAGATGCCAATGAACGCCTTGAAGAGCGCGTGCATGAGCGCACCAAGGAGTTGGAGCTACTGAATAAACAGTTAGTGGCGGCTACGCAACGCTCAGATAGTGAATCGAAGTCAAAAAGTCGTTTTTTAGCCGCGGTCAGTCACGATTTAATGCAACCGCTCAATGCCGCACGCTTATTTGCTTCTTCATTATCTGAAGTGGCCAATGACGCAGAGACACAGAGGTTGTCGGGGCATATTGAGAGTGCGCTTGGGGCAGCGGAGGAGCTGATTGGTGACTTGCTCGACATCTCACGCTTAGAGTCAGGAAAGCTTGATGTGCATGTGCGCAGCTTTGCTATTGCGGATGTGCTGAAGAACTTAAATGCCGAGTTTAGCGCCTTGAGTAAAGAACAGCAGATTGATTTTTCAATGATCCCAAGTTCCTTATGGGCTAAGTCAGATCCTAAGTTGCTGAGACGTGTGATTCAGAACTTTTTAACCAATGCGTTTCGCTATAACCCTCAAGGCAAGGTGGTGCTTGGGGTTAGACGTGTCGATCATACACTGCGCATTGAGGTTTGGGATAATGGACAAGGTATTGATGAAGATAAACAGCAAGAGATTTTTGAAGAGTTTAACCGAGGCAGTCAGGTTCGCTCCGATCAAGGCCTAGGCCTAGGACTCGCGATATCGAAAGGTATTGCCCATGTTCTCGGGCATCAGATTGCGATGCGCTCATGGCCGGGAAGAGGCAGCGTGTTTTCTATTATTCTCAATCAAGCAATTCCTCAGCTTAAACCTGTAACAACACAACCTGCGGTCACTGCACAATCGGATCTCAGTCATTTGAAGGTATTATGCGTAGACAATGAGTCTGATATTTTGGTTGGCATGGAGAACTTGCTAAGTCGCTGGGGATGCGAAGTACGCTTAGCAGCAGATCTAGTGGAAAGCATGAAGTGCCTCGAAGAGGGTTGGCAGCCAGATGTGATTCTATCTGATTATAGGCTTGATAACGGTCGTACGGGGCTTGAGGTGTTGCAGCAGTGTCGTTTGCGACTCGGTGACAGCTTTAAAGGCGTCATCATTAGTGCCGATAGAACCGATGAAATGATGCAGACAATACAGTCGAGCGGCTTTAGTTTCATGGCGAAACCGGTAAAACCACTCAAGCTAAGAGCGACGTTGAGTGCGAGTCAGTCTAAAGGGTAA
- a CDS encoding 3-phenylpropionate MFS transporter, translating to MFKPSPYGWISQYFLGFFFAYGVYLPFWALWFEDQGVSATDIGMLIGLGLATRCVANLVITPRVHRVEHLLPVLRWLSFFALLFIGFHFLAGGSFWLMALATILFNLCCGPVIPLSDAMANYYSRLKLLDYGRTRLWGSIAFIAGSTVVGFLVAQYGTDMIIYTALAGVFAALMLSMRNPTPMPVTLEEEDADRPKITALLREWPVIKFLVLVALIQGSHAAYYSFSSIHWKEAGHSEDIIGYLWSLGVVAEVVIFATSKKLFSGWSLRTLFVVAAVGVMARWGLTASTTAVPLLVVVQLLHGVTFAMAHIAAIQYIQNSAANKMVALQALYNAIPLGAFIALMTALSGWGYEHWGSNIFWVMASMGFFALFIRLEPKPQDQQIEMKAEHNPQNEC from the coding sequence ATGTTTAAACCTTCTCCTTATGGCTGGATCTCCCAGTATTTTCTCGGCTTCTTTTTCGCTTATGGTGTTTACCTGCCATTTTGGGCACTGTGGTTTGAAGACCAAGGCGTCTCGGCAACGGATATAGGCATGCTGATTGGTCTTGGCCTTGCGACACGTTGTGTTGCCAACCTTGTTATCACACCTCGTGTCCATAGGGTCGAACACCTATTACCGGTGTTGCGTTGGTTGAGCTTCTTTGCGCTGCTGTTTATTGGCTTTCATTTCTTAGCGGGTGGCAGTTTCTGGCTGATGGCGCTGGCTACGATTCTCTTTAACCTCTGTTGTGGTCCAGTGATCCCGCTGTCTGATGCGATGGCTAACTATTACTCTCGACTCAAGCTGTTGGATTATGGTCGCACTCGCTTGTGGGGCTCGATTGCCTTCATCGCAGGCTCGACAGTGGTGGGCTTTTTAGTGGCTCAGTATGGCACTGATATGATCATCTACACCGCTCTCGCTGGTGTTTTTGCGGCGCTAATGCTGTCTATGCGTAATCCGACCCCTATGCCTGTGACACTGGAAGAAGAAGATGCAGATCGCCCGAAAATTACCGCGCTACTCAGAGAGTGGCCTGTAATTAAGTTCTTAGTTTTGGTGGCACTGATTCAAGGCAGTCACGCTGCTTACTACAGCTTTAGCTCGATTCATTGGAAAGAAGCCGGTCACTCAGAAGATATTATTGGTTACTTGTGGAGCCTAGGCGTGGTGGCTGAAGTGGTGATTTTTGCCACCAGTAAGAAGCTCTTCTCAGGCTGGTCTTTGCGTACATTGTTTGTGGTGGCCGCTGTGGGTGTGATGGCTCGCTGGGGGCTAACCGCATCAACAACCGCAGTGCCTTTGCTCGTGGTTGTACAACTATTGCATGGTGTGACGTTTGCAATGGCACATATTGCGGCGATTCAATACATTCAGAATTCCGCCGCCAATAAAATGGTCGCGCTGCAAGCCTTGTATAATGCGATCCCATTGGGGGCCTTTATCGCCTTAATGACAGCCTTGAGTGGTTGGGGTTATGAACATTGGGGTAGCAATATTTTCTGGGTAATGGCATCGATGGGCTTCTTTGCCCTGTTTATTCGCCTCGAGCCAAAGCCACAAGATCAGCAAATTGAGATGAAAGCAGAGCACAATCCACAGAATGAGTGCTGA
- a CDS encoding DUF294 nucleotidyltransferase-like domain-containing protein: MPDKFNMQSPPFDRLNERQQTQLRSALDVAYFRTRDCLIKVGQEALYLHILIKGAVEERSADNKEVFAHYVHDDLFDVRALIDGKSKHQYIALEDTLCYLLPKEIFLDLYYQNGQFAAYFDNNLATRQALVEAAQQQQNLAEFILTKVDHAIFHPPMILKPNQPLNEVTLKLKNAGLDSALVALDESDPRRLAHPHAHPYAIVTRTNMLHAVMLEGHALTTPIGDIASFPVFHVDVGDFLFNAMITMTRNKMKRLMVCDGTKAVGMLDMTQILSAFSTHSHVLSLSIARANCIEELAIASHRQRQLVDSLITNGIRTRFIMELISAVNEQIIEKAFELVVPPALHDHCCLIVLGSEGRGEQVLKTDQDNALILKDELEWPQCSEVMNTLTHTLQQLGYPLCTGNVMVNNPQWVKTQTDWKSTISDWTQRATPERVMDLAIVADAHAVAGNKSLLTPIEAHLQQSLINKMLLLQTFVRPALQFSLPLTLFGNVKSDKEGVDIKRGGIFPIVHGIRTLALEHGIKEKNTFARIDALKALKKLEPDTAENLNEAFKLFIKLRLAQQIDQQHAHNRLDLSKIDRTERDLLRHSLHVVKKFKQLLNHHYQIRD, encoded by the coding sequence ATGCCAGACAAGTTCAATATGCAGTCGCCACCATTCGATCGCTTGAATGAAAGGCAGCAAACTCAACTGCGTAGTGCCCTTGATGTCGCCTATTTTCGCACCCGAGATTGTCTGATTAAGGTCGGCCAGGAAGCTTTGTATCTACACATTCTGATCAAAGGCGCGGTAGAAGAGCGCAGCGCTGATAACAAAGAGGTGTTTGCCCATTACGTCCACGATGATCTTTTTGATGTTCGAGCACTCATCGACGGGAAAAGTAAACACCAGTATATCGCCCTAGAAGACACCCTGTGCTACCTGCTGCCCAAAGAGATTTTTCTCGACTTATACTACCAAAACGGCCAGTTTGCCGCTTACTTTGACAACAATCTCGCCACGCGTCAGGCACTGGTAGAAGCCGCTCAACAGCAACAAAACCTAGCCGAGTTCATCTTGACTAAGGTTGACCATGCTATCTTTCACCCACCGATGATCCTAAAGCCTAATCAGCCTCTTAATGAGGTGACACTCAAGCTTAAAAATGCTGGTCTTGATTCCGCCTTAGTGGCACTTGATGAGAGTGATCCTAGACGGCTAGCACACCCCCATGCGCATCCGTATGCGATTGTAACTCGAACCAATATGTTGCATGCCGTTATGCTCGAAGGACACGCATTAACGACCCCCATCGGTGATATTGCCAGTTTCCCCGTCTTCCACGTTGATGTCGGTGATTTTTTGTTTAACGCCATGATTACCATGACCAGAAACAAAATGAAACGGCTTATGGTCTGCGATGGGACAAAAGCGGTTGGGATGCTGGATATGACTCAAATCCTCAGCGCTTTTTCGACTCACTCGCACGTTCTAAGTCTCAGTATTGCAAGAGCCAACTGCATAGAAGAGCTTGCGATCGCCTCTCATCGTCAGCGCCAACTTGTCGACAGCCTGATCACCAATGGCATCCGCACCCGCTTTATTATGGAGCTTATTTCCGCAGTTAATGAACAAATCATCGAGAAAGCCTTTGAATTGGTTGTTCCACCCGCCTTACATGACCACTGCTGCCTGATCGTGTTGGGCTCAGAAGGACGCGGTGAACAGGTCCTCAAAACCGATCAAGACAATGCGCTGATACTCAAAGATGAGCTCGAATGGCCGCAATGCTCCGAGGTCATGAACACCTTAACCCATACACTGCAACAGCTCGGTTACCCACTTTGCACCGGCAATGTCATGGTCAACAACCCACAATGGGTAAAAACTCAAACCGATTGGAAATCAACGATTAGCGACTGGACACAACGCGCCACCCCAGAGCGCGTAATGGACCTTGCAATCGTTGCTGATGCGCATGCCGTCGCGGGAAACAAATCGCTACTCACTCCCATAGAGGCGCACCTACAACAAAGCCTGATAAATAAGATGCTGTTATTACAAACCTTTGTTCGGCCTGCCCTCCAGTTTTCTTTGCCTCTGACACTCTTTGGCAACGTAAAAAGCGACAAAGAGGGGGTGGATATTAAACGTGGCGGAATTTTCCCTATTGTGCATGGCATTCGCACACTCGCACTTGAGCACGGCATTAAAGAGAAAAACACCTTTGCACGTATCGACGCACTTAAAGCACTGAAAAAGCTTGAGCCAGATACTGCAGAAAACCTCAACGAAGCCTTCAAGCTCTTCATTAAGCTGCGCCTGGCTCAACAGATCGACCAACAACACGCTCACAACCGCCTCGATTTGTCCAAGATTGATCGCACCGAGCGCGATCTTTTACGCCACAGTCTGCATGTCGTCAAAAAGTTCAAGCAGCTTCTCAACCATCACTATCAGATAAGGGACTAG
- a CDS encoding sodium:solute symporter family protein — translation MDLKTITYIVVGATFLLYIGIAIWARAGSTKEFYVAGGGVNPIANGMATAADWMSAASFISMAGLIAFMGYGGSVFLMGWTGGYVLLALLLAPYLRKFGKFTVPEFVGERFYSKAARIVAVVCLIIASVTYVIGQMKGVGVAFGRFLEVDYATGLGIGMCIVFIYAVMGGMKGITYTQIAQYCVLILAYTIPAIFISLQLTGHPLPQIGLGSTMAGTDVYLLDRLDQVVTELGFTEYTTAVRGDTLNMFVYTMSLMIGTAGLPHVIIRFFTVPKVRDARTSAGWALVFIAILYTTAPAVAAMARLNLMDTVNPAQGQHLVYDERPAWFKNWEKTGLLGFDDKNGDGQIQYTSDAATNELKVDRDIMVLANPEIAKLPNWVIALVAAGGLAAALSTAAGLLLAISSAISHDLIKGVINPNISEKKELLASRISMAVAIGVAGYLGLNPPGFAAGTVALAFGLAASSIFPALMMGIFSKTINKEGAIAGMIAGISVTLFYVFQHKGVLFISDWTYLESWGSNWFLGIEPNAFGAIGALFNFIVAFAVSRVTAETPQEVKDLVEHVRVPAGAGEATSH, via the coding sequence ATGGACTTGAAAACAATTACCTACATTGTGGTAGGTGCTACGTTCCTTCTCTATATCGGTATTGCGATCTGGGCTAGAGCAGGGTCTACCAAAGAGTTTTATGTGGCTGGCGGCGGTGTAAACCCTATCGCTAACGGCATGGCAACCGCCGCTGACTGGATGTCGGCTGCATCATTTATTTCTATGGCGGGTCTTATTGCCTTTATGGGATACGGCGGCTCGGTATTCCTAATGGGCTGGACCGGTGGCTATGTGCTGCTCGCACTGCTGCTTGCACCCTACCTACGCAAATTTGGCAAATTTACCGTTCCAGAGTTTGTTGGCGAACGCTTCTACTCTAAAGCTGCCCGTATTGTGGCGGTTGTGTGTTTGATCATCGCCTCTGTCACCTATGTTATCGGTCAGATGAAAGGGGTTGGCGTTGCGTTTGGTCGCTTCTTAGAGGTGGATTACGCGACCGGGCTTGGCATCGGGATGTGTATCGTCTTTATCTATGCCGTTATGGGCGGTATGAAAGGGATTACCTACACGCAGATTGCTCAATATTGTGTCCTCATTCTTGCTTACACTATCCCTGCAATATTTATCTCTCTGCAACTAACAGGACACCCACTCCCACAAATCGGCTTAGGTAGCACAATGGCCGGTACCGATGTCTATCTGCTTGATAGGCTCGACCAGGTGGTCACAGAGCTTGGGTTTACCGAATACACCACTGCGGTGCGGGGCGACACCCTCAATATGTTCGTGTACACCATGTCATTAATGATCGGTACAGCCGGTTTGCCACACGTAATTATCCGCTTCTTCACCGTACCAAAAGTGCGAGATGCAAGAACGTCTGCAGGTTGGGCATTAGTGTTTATTGCGATCCTTTACACAACTGCGCCAGCAGTAGCTGCTATGGCTCGCCTCAACTTGATGGACACCGTAAACCCAGCCCAAGGTCAGCACCTTGTTTATGATGAACGCCCTGCATGGTTTAAAAACTGGGAAAAAACCGGATTGCTTGGCTTTGATGATAAGAATGGCGATGGACAGATTCAGTACACCTCTGATGCTGCGACCAATGAGCTGAAAGTGGATCGCGATATCATGGTGCTGGCAAACCCTGAAATTGCAAAACTGCCAAATTGGGTGATTGCACTGGTAGCAGCGGGTGGTCTAGCGGCCGCACTCTCAACCGCAGCCGGTCTACTATTGGCTATCTCCTCAGCGATATCGCATGACTTAATCAAGGGGGTGATTAACCCCAATATCTCAGAGAAGAAAGAACTGCTCGCCAGTCGAATATCGATGGCCGTGGCCATCGGGGTCGCAGGGTATCTCGGGCTCAATCCACCAGGCTTTGCCGCTGGTACGGTTGCCCTCGCCTTTGGCCTGGCTGCCTCATCAATATTCCCGGCCTTGATGATGGGTATCTTCAGCAAAACCATCAATAAAGAGGGAGCGATTGCCGGTATGATCGCGGGTATCAGCGTCACCTTGTTCTATGTGTTCCAACATAAAGGCGTGCTGTTTATCTCTGATTGGACCTATCTAGAAAGCTGGGGCAGCAACTGGTTCCTAGGTATTGAGCCAAATGCCTTCGGTGCAATTGGTGCTCTGTTCAACTTCATCGTAGCGTTTGCCGTCTCGAGAGTCACCGCAGAGACACCGCAAGAAGTGAAAGATCTGGTTGAACACGTTCGCGTACCAGCTGGCGCTGGTGAAGCAACGTCTCACTAA
- a CDS encoding potassium/proton antiporter: MDANMIDSLFLTGAILIVLSVLLSRASSKLGVPILLIFLVVGMLAGEDGPGRIAFNDYSLTYLISNLALAIILLDGGMRTKVSSFRVAFWPSLSLATIGVALTSTLTGLMAAWLFDLSLLQGILVGAIVGSTDAAAVFSMLKGQSLNERVGSTLEIESGTNDPMAVFLTVTLIAILANPEADMGVSFLLTSFGMQFGVGALIGLGGGWLLWSLVNRVELHEGLYSVLVIGGGVALFALSNKLGGSGILSIYLAGLLIGNKPTSFRHSILNVLDGMTWMSQIAMFLVLGLLVTPSTLIDIMLPGLALAFGMIFFARPIAVWIGLLPFKSFTTKERKFISWVGLRGAVPIILAVFPMMAGLENAQLYFNIAFFVVMVSLLVQGGSLMKAARMADVTLPPKPTPISRTGIEIFRASEWEMFVYRLKEEKWCIGEPLKRLAMPEGTRITAVFRGEKLLHPSGSTVLEANDTLCVLGQDKDLDALSLLFSEAPEEEAAPRFFGDFFLDVDSLVKDVTCYYGVEVSELEGQLTLKELVESELSAYPVLGDSFEWQGLHWVVADVHEHKVTKVGLGLPESESQLETI, from the coding sequence TTGGACGCAAATATGATCGATAGCCTTTTTCTAACTGGGGCGATTCTCATCGTTCTCAGCGTACTGCTGAGCCGTGCATCGTCAAAGTTAGGTGTGCCGATCCTACTGATCTTTCTTGTCGTCGGTATGCTTGCGGGAGAGGATGGCCCCGGACGTATTGCTTTTAACGATTACTCACTAACGTATCTCATCAGTAATTTAGCTCTGGCGATTATTCTGCTCGATGGCGGCATGCGAACGAAAGTTTCGAGCTTTAGAGTCGCGTTTTGGCCTTCACTCTCGTTGGCCACTATCGGCGTTGCATTAACTTCCACATTGACCGGGCTGATGGCCGCTTGGTTGTTTGACCTCTCTCTGCTGCAAGGCATTTTGGTTGGGGCTATTGTTGGTTCAACCGATGCTGCTGCGGTCTTCTCTATGCTGAAGGGGCAGAGTTTGAATGAGCGTGTAGGTTCAACGCTTGAGATCGAATCTGGCACCAATGATCCGATGGCTGTTTTTCTTACCGTGACGCTCATTGCTATTCTTGCTAACCCTGAAGCGGATATGGGGGTCTCTTTCCTATTGACTAGCTTTGGCATGCAGTTTGGTGTCGGGGCGCTAATTGGTCTTGGTGGTGGTTGGCTGCTGTGGTCGCTAGTTAATCGTGTCGAGCTTCATGAAGGGCTATATTCTGTATTGGTTATTGGCGGCGGTGTGGCGCTGTTTGCGTTATCCAATAAACTGGGCGGCAGCGGCATTCTTTCTATCTACCTTGCGGGGCTTTTGATTGGCAATAAGCCGACCAGCTTCCGTCACTCAATTTTAAACGTGTTGGATGGCATGACCTGGATGAGCCAAATTGCCATGTTCTTGGTTCTGGGTTTATTGGTGACACCATCAACCCTTATCGACATTATGCTGCCGGGACTCGCGCTCGCATTTGGTATGATCTTTTTTGCGCGCCCGATTGCCGTGTGGATTGGTCTGCTGCCATTTAAGAGTTTTACCACTAAAGAGCGAAAGTTTATCTCTTGGGTTGGCCTTCGAGGTGCGGTGCCTATCATTCTTGCCGTGTTCCCGATGATGGCGGGGCTTGAGAATGCGCAGCTCTACTTCAACATTGCCTTCTTTGTGGTAATGGTTTCTCTCTTAGTTCAAGGGGGGAGCTTAATGAAAGCGGCACGCATGGCGGATGTGACGCTTCCACCAAAGCCCACTCCTATTTCACGCACCGGAATTGAGATCTTTCGCGCAAGTGAGTGGGAGATGTTTGTTTATCGTTTGAAAGAAGAGAAGTGGTGTATTGGTGAGCCGCTTAAGCGCTTGGCAATGCCGGAGGGAACACGCATTACAGCGGTGTTCCGTGGTGAGAAGTTACTCCACCCATCAGGTAGTACCGTGCTAGAAGCCAACGATACGTTGTGCGTTCTTGGGCAAGACAAAGATCTCGATGCACTGAGCTTACTGTTTAGTGAAGCTCCGGAAGAAGAGGCGGCTCCACGTTTCTTTGGTGATTTCTTTTTGGATGTCGATAGCTTGGTAAAAGACGTTACATGCTACTACGGTGTTGAAGTGTCAGAGCTTGAAGGGCAATTAACCCTGAAAGAGCTGGTGGAGAGTGAACTGAGCGCTTATCCCGTGCTTGGTGATAGCTTTGAGTGGCAAGGGCTACACTGGGTTGTTGCTGATGTGCATGAGCACAAAGTGACTAAGGTCGGCTTAGGGCTGCCAGAGTCAGAGTCGCAGCTAGAGACGATATAA